In Pseudomonas deceptionensis, a single window of DNA contains:
- a CDS encoding MFS transporter, producing the protein MDDVVAQLNDVFIEKGTPMFMRTVLALFSGGFATFALLYCVQPMMPVLSHEYGINAAQSSLILSVATAMLAIGLLITGPISDAFGRKPVMVFALFSAAAFTMLSALMPTWEGVLITRALVGLSLSGLAAVAMTYLSEEIHPQHIGLAMGLYIGGNAIGGMSGRLITGVLIDFVSWHTAMLVIGGLALAAAMVFVKILPESRNFRPRAMNPRSLLEGFTMHFRDAGLPWLFLEAFLLMGSFVTLFNYIGYRLLADPYNMNQALVGLLSIVYLSGIYSSAKIGALADKLGRRRVLWAVIVLMLAGIALTMFEPIAFVIIGMLMFTFGFFGAHSVASSWIGRRAIKAKGQASSLYLFSYYAGSSVAGTLGGVFWHLAGWNGIGSFIVGMLLIALLVSLHLARLPVLPGNAKST; encoded by the coding sequence CTGGATGATGTTGTCGCTCAACTGAATGACGTGTTTATCGAGAAAGGCACCCCGATGTTTATGCGCACGGTGCTGGCGCTGTTTTCAGGCGGCTTTGCCACCTTCGCCCTGCTGTATTGCGTACAACCGATGATGCCGGTGCTGTCCCATGAATACGGGATCAATGCCGCGCAAAGCAGTCTGATTCTTTCCGTCGCCACGGCGATGCTGGCCATTGGTCTGCTGATTACCGGGCCCATTTCCGATGCCTTCGGGCGCAAGCCAGTGATGGTGTTTGCGCTGTTTTCTGCCGCGGCCTTTACCATGCTCAGCGCGCTGATGCCGACCTGGGAAGGGGTGCTGATTACCCGCGCGCTGGTGGGCCTGTCCCTCAGCGGCCTGGCAGCAGTGGCGATGACCTACTTGAGCGAGGAGATTCACCCACAACACATCGGCTTGGCGATGGGGCTGTATATCGGCGGCAACGCGATTGGCGGCATGAGTGGCCGCTTGATCACCGGCGTGTTAATCGACTTTGTGAGCTGGCACACGGCGATGCTGGTGATCGGCGGCCTGGCGCTGGCAGCAGCGATGGTGTTCGTGAAAATCCTGCCCGAGTCTCGCAACTTCCGACCACGGGCCATGAACCCGCGCAGCCTGCTGGAAGGCTTCACCATGCACTTTCGCGATGCCGGGCTGCCGTGGCTGTTCCTCGAAGCCTTCCTGCTGATGGGCAGCTTTGTGACGCTGTTCAACTACATCGGCTATCGCCTGCTGGCTGACCCTTACAACATGAATCAGGCGCTGGTGGGTTTGCTTTCCATCGTCTATCTGTCGGGTATCTACAGCTCGGCGAAAATTGGCGCGCTGGCCGACAAACTGGGCCGCCGCCGTGTGCTCTGGGCCGTGATTGTGCTGATGCTGGCCGGGATCGCACTGACCATGTTCGAACCCATCGCATTTGTGATTATCGGCATGCTGATGTTCACGTTCGGCTTCTTCGGGGCACATTCGGTGGCCAGCAGCTGGATCGGCCGCCGGGCCATCAAAGCCAAGGGGCAGGCGTCGTCGCTGTACCTGTTCAGCTACTACGCCGGGTCGAGCGTCGCCGGTACGCTGGGTGGCGTGTTCTGGCATCTGGCAGGCTGGAACGGTATCGGTTCGTTTATCGTCGGCATGCTGCTGATTGCCCTGCTGGTGTCCCTGCACCTGGCCAGGTTGCCGGTATTGCCGGGGAATGCGAAAAGCACTTGA
- the gspM gene encoding type II secretion system protein GspM → MKARLRESWQQLSRRDRQLCGALAAFLLVVFCGYGLWLPAQQRLETAHALFLKNVALADEAQRARPASAAQDPDQPFASRLSESAADSGLSVEQFELEAGVVRITLSGDAVAVLGWLDRIERQGARFESLSLEKRDTSLQARLQINHPT, encoded by the coding sequence ATGAAAGCGCGTTTGCGTGAGAGCTGGCAGCAATTGTCGCGTCGAGATCGTCAACTGTGTGGTGCGCTGGCGGCGTTTTTGCTGGTTGTATTTTGTGGCTACGGGCTTTGGCTTCCGGCGCAGCAGAGGTTGGAGACGGCTCACGCGCTCTTCCTTAAAAACGTGGCGCTTGCGGATGAAGCCCAGCGGGCCCGGCCTGCATCAGCCGCGCAGGATCCTGATCAGCCGTTTGCCTCGCGCCTGAGCGAAAGTGCTGCTGATTCGGGGTTGAGCGTTGAGCAGTTCGAGCTGGAGGCTGGTGTGGTACGCATCACCCTGAGCGGGGATGCCGTTGCGGTACTGGGCTGGCTCGACCGCATCGAACGCCAAGGCGCCCGCTTCGAAAGTCTGAGCCTGGAAAAGCGCGATACCAGCCTCCAGGCCCGGCTGCAGATCAACCACCCGACTTGA